The following are encoded in a window of Congzhengia minquanensis genomic DNA:
- a CDS encoding DUF1700 domain-containing protein yields the protein MNKQEYLEALNKALSGIPESEKQKTLDYYTEIIDDAIEEGEEEASIIARLDAPSDIGRRLIDETPLRKFVTEDVKKHKIDTLTAILLAISSPLWVSLLLAAIVVIFALYIAVWSLVISLFAVFAALVCSAIAFLLATPFVFAEAALKAMLFFGFALISIGLSVFLFFFSVWCSKQVIRFTLFLFRKVKESFVKKGSAAV from the coding sequence ATGAATAAGCAGGAATATTTAGAGGCCTTAAATAAGGCGCTTTCCGGCATCCCTGAAAGCGAAAAACAAAAAACGCTGGATTATTACACAGAAATAATTGATGACGCCATAGAAGAAGGAGAAGAGGAAGCAAGCATCATTGCGCGGCTCGATGCCCCGTCGGATATCGGCAGACGGCTCATTGATGAAACGCCGCTGCGCAAATTTGTCACAGAAGATGTAAAAAAACATAAAATCGACACTTTAACCGCCATCTTGCTGGCAATATCATCCCCGCTGTGGGTTTCACTGTTGCTGGCCGCAATTGTTGTGATTTTTGCGTTGTATATCGCGGTGTGGTCGTTGGTTATTTCCCTTTTTGCTGTGTTTGCCGCTCTTGTGTGTTCCGCAATTGCATTTCTTTTGGCAACACCGTTTGTGTTTGCCGAAGCGGCACTTAAGGCCATGCTGTTTTTTGGCTTTGCCCTCATTTCTATCGGACTTTCAGTATTTTTATTTTTCTTTTCTGTGTGGTGTTCCAAGCAGGTCATTCGCTTTACCCTGTTTTTATTCCGCAAGGTGAAAGAATCATTTGTTAAGAAAGGAAGTGCGGCAGTATGA
- a CDS encoding PadR family transcriptional regulator, producing the protein MDAQLKRGVLDVCVLTAINKEDSYGYKIIKDISPYVEISESTLYPILKRLESSGCITVYTVEHNGRLRKYYKITPSGMDKIRLFLTEWKEIMKAYEFIKEEYGNE; encoded by the coding sequence ATGGATGCGCAATTAAAACGGGGCGTTTTAGATGTCTGCGTTCTTACTGCAATCAACAAAGAGGATTCTTATGGCTACAAAATCATTAAGGACATTTCCCCCTATGTTGAAATTTCTGAATCTACCCTTTACCCCATTTTAAAGCGGCTGGAAAGCTCCGGCTGTATTACGGTTTATACGGTAGAACATAATGGCCGGCTTCGGAAATATTATAAAATAACACCGTCGGGCATGGATAAAATACGGCTATTTTTAACGGAATGGAAAGAAATTATGAAAGCATACGAATTTATAAAGGAGGAGTATGGAAATGAATAA
- a CDS encoding DUF4097 family beta strand repeat-containing protein has translation MKSKKIIMLTAGILLLGGIIIAGAAAAMGALTKTGPVLQTKSFPSEGVFKIDIDLSFDDIYITTKDTSEIKVTYYTGKTKDYRISTEDGVFTMQTMPASELNKRWYDYIDINFRNTGRVTVELPKDLAPEFDLHTDYGDIKATNLQGTVHASANAGDIELERSAFLKLECVAEFGDIDLEDVSADVLSADNSCGDIDFENIVSNSMRFSCQFGDISGTINAAKSEFTISAKTEFGDCNLSNQANGLYDLTAENECGDIKIKFNRP, from the coding sequence ATGAAATCGAAAAAAATTATTATGCTCACAGCCGGAATACTCCTGCTGGGCGGAATTATAATTGCAGGCGCCGCGGCTGCGATGGGCGCGCTAACAAAGACGGGGCCTGTTCTGCAGACAAAATCGTTTCCATCCGAAGGGGTCTTTAAAATTGATATAGACCTTTCGTTTGACGATATTTACATTACCACAAAAGATACAAGCGAAATTAAAGTAACTTACTATACGGGAAAAACAAAAGATTATCGTATCAGCACCGAGGACGGTGTTTTCACAATGCAAACCATGCCCGCCTCAGAACTGAATAAGCGGTGGTATGATTATATTGATATTAATTTCCGCAATACCGGCCGCGTTACTGTTGAGCTGCCGAAAGATTTGGCGCCTGAATTTGACCTTCATACAGATTATGGCGACATTAAGGCAACAAATTTACAAGGAACCGTGCACGCCTCTGCCAACGCCGGAGATATTGAATTAGAACGCAGCGCGTTTTTAAAGCTAGAATGTGTTGCAGAGTTTGGTGACATTGACCTAGAAGATGTAAGTGCTGACGTGCTCTCCGCCGACAACTCCTGCGGAGACATCGATTTTGAAAATATTGTCAGCAATTCCATGCGCTTTAGCTGCCAGTTTGGAGATATATCGGGCACGATTAACGCAGCAAAAAGCGAGTTTACCATTTCTGCCAAAACAGAATTTGGCGACTGTAACCTTTCAAACCAGGCAAATGGACTTTATGACCTAACAGCA